The Bernardetia litoralis DSM 6794 genome includes a window with the following:
- a CDS encoding bifunctional metallophosphatase/5'-nucleotidase yields the protein MKIFSFSNFSSHFVLLIFLLAFAGCRSSQTSSSDSEDIVKLTFLHINDVYEIAGVSGGKYGNFARVAQLKKELLKENPNTYLILSGDFLNPSVLGTLKLNGKRISGEQMIDVMNAAKMDFVTFGNHEFDLKENEVLERINESDFEWIASNTFYYKDGKIQPFTRKGKKLPTYLTIEPKNPKGESIKVGILGITTQYNQPDFVRYTDEYETTKNVYQEIESKTDFTVALTHLLENEDEKLAGIVPQLKLLMGGHDHENMKFTYGKTIMAKADANARTAYIHRLTYNKKTKELKIDSELKSIDSSIDYEPITKAAIEKWNKIADSVFNVQGFNPDREIYKLKEPLEARESLIRSQQTNAGTLIVNAMASAFPNTELAILGSGSVRLDDQLIGIVTEYDVLRMLPFGGKIYQFTTSGDILIQYLDAGTKNKGSGGYLQYQEKLKFDAEKGWLLDGQKINPKRQYTLVTNDYNLSGRETNMEFMNMKTNKEITNVISSDDSKSPQSDIRKAVIVYLEQL from the coding sequence TTCTCATTTTGTACTTCTTATTTTTTTGCTGGCTTTTGCTGGCTGCCGTTCTTCTCAAACTTCCTCATCAGATTCAGAAGATATTGTAAAACTAACTTTTCTTCATATTAATGATGTTTATGAAATTGCTGGCGTGAGTGGTGGAAAGTATGGAAATTTTGCACGAGTAGCACAGCTCAAAAAAGAACTTTTGAAAGAAAACCCAAATACATATTTAATTTTATCAGGAGATTTTCTGAACCCTTCTGTTTTGGGAACTTTAAAACTGAATGGCAAACGAATTTCGGGAGAGCAAATGATTGATGTCATGAATGCTGCAAAAATGGATTTTGTAACCTTCGGTAATCACGAATTTGATTTGAAAGAAAATGAAGTATTAGAAAGAATTAATGAATCTGATTTTGAATGGATTGCTTCAAATACATTTTATTATAAAGATGGAAAAATTCAGCCATTTACTAGAAAAGGAAAAAAACTTCCTACTTATCTAACTATTGAGCCAAAAAATCCAAAAGGTGAAAGTATAAAAGTTGGAATATTAGGAATTACGACACAATATAACCAACCTGATTTTGTGCGTTATACAGATGAGTACGAAACAACAAAAAATGTTTATCAAGAAATAGAATCAAAAACAGACTTTACAGTTGCTCTAACACATCTTTTGGAAAATGAAGACGAAAAATTAGCAGGAATTGTTCCACAACTAAAACTTTTGATGGGAGGACACGACCACGAAAATATGAAGTTTACCTATGGAAAAACAATTATGGCAAAAGCCGATGCAAATGCAAGAACTGCTTATATTCATAGACTGACTTACAATAAAAAAACAAAAGAATTAAAAATAGACTCTGAACTTAAAAGTATTGATAGTTCGATTGATTATGAACCAATTACAAAAGCAGCCATAGAAAAATGGAATAAAATTGCAGATTCTGTTTTTAATGTACAAGGGTTCAACCCAGACCGAGAAATTTATAAACTAAAAGAACCATTAGAAGCTAGAGAGTCATTAATTAGAAGCCAACAAACTAATGCAGGAACTTTAATCGTTAATGCAATGGCAAGTGCTTTTCCAAATACAGAATTGGCTATTTTGGGAAGTGGTTCAGTACGTTTAGATGACCAACTCATAGGAATTGTTACAGAATATGATGTTTTGAGAATGCTTCCTTTTGGTGGAAAAATATATCAATTTACTACTTCTGGAGATATTTTGATACAATATTTGGATGCTGGAACAAAAAATAAAGGAAGTGGAGGTTATTTACAATATCAAGAAAAATTAAAATTTGATGCTGAAAAAGGTTGGCTTCTTGATGGACAAAAAATAAATCCAAAAAGACAATATACACTTGTTACAAATGATTATAACTTGTCGGGAAGAGAAACCAATATGGAATTTATGAATATGAAAACCAATAAAGAAATCACAAATGTAATTTCTTCAGATGACTCAAAAAGCCCTCAGTCAGATATTCGAAAAGCAGTTATTGTATATTTGGAACAACTATAA
- a CDS encoding diacylglycerol/lipid kinase family protein, which produces MQAEQTPIIENTFKTEKEKATKIVFIINPVSGTQKKENIVTLIHENLKLSGIHYDITYTNFAGHATELAQQAIEQKYDAVVAVGGDGTINEIAQALIKSRTALAIIPQGSGNGLARHLGISMNTKEAIKRLLEPKTMLIDAATANGNYFFCTSGIGFDAHISASFATRILRGLGGYVYFTIKELFSYKPLTYTLEFDGQKIEREAFLIAFANSTQYGNNAYIAPQADIQDGKLDICILKTFPKTQIPKLAWQLFKRKLPQNQYIETYQTDKVKISFGKSIPAHIDGESKGLGTSIEYKSIPKALSVWV; this is translated from the coding sequence ATGCAAGCAGAACAAACACCAATTATAGAAAATACTTTCAAAACAGAAAAAGAAAAAGCAACTAAAATTGTTTTTATAATAAATCCTGTTTCTGGAACTCAAAAAAAAGAAAATATTGTTACACTTATCCATGAAAACTTAAAACTTTCAGGGATTCATTATGATATTACTTATACTAATTTTGCAGGACATGCAACAGAATTAGCTCAACAAGCCATCGAACAAAAGTATGATGCTGTTGTGGCAGTGGGTGGCGATGGAACAATTAATGAAATAGCCCAAGCTCTAATCAAATCAAGAACAGCTTTAGCAATTATTCCACAAGGTTCTGGAAATGGTTTAGCTCGTCATTTGGGGATTTCAATGAATACAAAAGAAGCCATAAAAAGATTATTAGAACCAAAAACAATGCTTATTGATGCAGCTACTGCCAATGGAAATTATTTCTTTTGTACTTCTGGAATTGGCTTTGATGCTCACATAAGTGCATCTTTTGCAACACGTATTTTGCGTGGTTTGGGTGGGTATGTTTATTTTACAATCAAAGAATTATTTTCTTACAAACCTCTGACTTACACACTTGAGTTTGATGGACAAAAAATAGAAAGAGAAGCATTTTTGATTGCTTTTGCCAACTCAACTCAATATGGAAATAATGCTTATATAGCTCCACAAGCAGATATTCAAGATGGAAAGTTAGATATTTGTATTCTAAAAACATTTCCAAAAACACAAATTCCAAAACTAGCTTGGCAATTATTCAAAAGAAAATTACCACAAAATCAATATATAGAAACTTACCAAACAGATAAAGTAAAAATTAGCTTTGGAAAATCTATTCCTGCACACATAGATGGAGAATCAAAAGGATTAGGGACAAGTATAGAATACAAATCTATTCCAAAGGCTTTGAGTGTTTGGGTTTAA
- a CDS encoding RNA recognition motif domain-containing protein encodes MNLYVSNLPYSISEEELEAVFSELGVVTSTKIITDRETRRSRGFGFVEMESEEDGEAAIEELNGIELKDREIQVKKAIPRENRSGGNFGGGRRDY; translated from the coding sequence ATGAATCTTTACGTATCAAACTTGCCTTATTCTATCTCAGAAGAAGAATTAGAGGCTGTATTTTCAGAACTTGGTGTTGTTACATCAACAAAAATTATCACAGATCGTGAAACACGTCGTTCAAGAGGTTTTGGTTTCGTTGAAATGGAATCAGAAGAAGATGGCGAAGCAGCTATCGAAGAATTGAACGGTATCGAACTTAAAGATCGTGAAATCCAAGTAAAAAAAGCCATTCCTAGAGAAAACAGAAGTGGTGGAAACTTCGGTGGTGGTCGTCGTGACTACTAA
- a CDS encoding Eco57I restriction-modification methylase domain-containing protein, with protein MDNTTYFAQFTDNTYFNAFFLEYKMQDYFDTDHTEDCKKAFENIKILYSKLDIVELSEAQLEDKFIKNVLIEIGYAYTYQITKKVFGKIHKPDFALFESEEIERISGGKDKSSTENILALCESKAYKVNLDNRETTTKNPHFQLLRYQSDLRINYGFLTNGKKWRFYDITNPKQDKIYFEIDLEWIIQNDDYKAFQYFYYNFYKKQILKLYNKERGVATKEKTFAELNQEYILEVEKDLKELIYGKDSIIEMIGQRLFARYGNEYSIKEIYANSLTFGFRLLFVAYFEGQFRNPVFGMEAVDEFHPLRNLLAFVKMDKHLPEKHNGWNMMKHFFDYLNYGNIDLEMPLLNGGLFAEHKAPLLKLPLVLSNKDIEQILTLLLYHKGNELFQAYRDYKTLSVTHLGNIYEGLLESEFRQAFEGTYYLTFLDGKTEKEGYFDSYDYQEKKKNKKITILEERFYKNDELYLSNQSGNRKTTASYYTPQDITHFMAEESIQKLLKENEEKKKSILDLRLMDNACGSGHFLIASLDVLTSEALKRIENRTDKKLEQTIETEKVTILKTLSQFNPIEYHQIDELRILKRILLKKIIFGVDLNEFAIELTRLSLWLDTFILGTPLSFIEHHIKQGNALIGAKKEELYKSLQTDNNLFADSFKNKVAKIIEDLSELSNLKDTTAEEIAQSKAIYKKLEPSLEKLNLAMNFHTYKRFVPFIFESKAEAQKELDLLNATLTDFEDKIFNKKDAALVEQIEKTAEQFSFFNYEITFAEVFQNGHRGFDLIIGNPPWDKTKFSDADFFSMWRSSYRTMKNKEKEATRQNVLGYKGIQNEYNTKKGFVVFANEYYKNYYPHNAGVGDNNLFRFFIEQNLGLLTKDGTLTYITPSAWIYEDSSINIRKHIFENYQLEFFYQFENKKAIFPDVHRSYKFAVFQITQLDKSKEKRKTLPVRFMQTDTEILYKTEIYDGRKGILEYPYEDIYTLSPLHHALFEIKDQKDLDIIRNAYKRFDIINPSFIDFRNELHMTADRDLFKEQPNDMILYEGKMIHQYTNNLATPNYWIKTEEFEAKLIKTEVNRLINNIYEFVPQEKYKSTKKNTVLSFLGLNEEEELKQFVVFNKDFPRLMYRGIARNTDSRTLIAGIIPSNHTFGHSMFGHIAKKYAFKNGKVVIDEIPLERVLFVQSIFNSMVVDFIIRFMVDINVVKSILMRLPIPQPSDKELSENPIYQKLIKNALLLNLSNTTNLEELKEKVNFKIQKSDIPTTQKRKDKLQAENDLLIAELYGLTKEQLQHLTSPAYFKILNDKNKAYLSLLE; from the coding sequence ATGGATAATACTACCTATTTCGCACAATTTACAGATAATACATATTTCAATGCTTTTTTTTTGGAATACAAAATGCAAGATTATTTTGATACAGACCACACAGAAGACTGTAAAAAAGCCTTTGAGAATATCAAAATTTTGTATAGTAAACTAGATATTGTAGAACTGTCAGAAGCTCAGTTGGAAGATAAATTTATCAAAAATGTATTGATAGAAATTGGATATGCTTATACCTATCAAATCACAAAAAAAGTATTTGGAAAGATACACAAACCCGATTTTGCCCTTTTTGAAAGTGAAGAAATAGAGAGAATAAGTGGAGGAAAAGATAAATCTAGTACAGAAAATATTTTGGCTTTATGTGAATCAAAAGCCTATAAAGTGAATTTGGATAACAGAGAAACCACAACTAAAAATCCACATTTTCAGCTTCTACGTTATCAATCTGATTTGAGAATCAATTATGGCTTTCTTACAAATGGCAAAAAGTGGCGTTTTTATGATATTACAAATCCAAAACAAGACAAAATTTATTTCGAAATTGACTTAGAATGGATTATTCAAAATGATGATTATAAAGCATTTCAGTATTTTTACTATAATTTTTATAAAAAACAAATACTCAAACTTTACAACAAAGAAAGAGGAGTTGCTACAAAAGAAAAAACATTTGCAGAGCTAAATCAAGAATATATCTTAGAAGTAGAAAAAGACCTTAAAGAGCTTATCTATGGAAAAGATTCTATTATTGAAATGATTGGACAGCGACTTTTTGCTCGTTATGGCAATGAGTATTCTATCAAAGAAATTTATGCTAACTCTCTTACTTTTGGATTTCGTCTTTTATTTGTAGCTTATTTTGAAGGGCAGTTTCGAAATCCTGTCTTTGGTATGGAGGCAGTAGATGAGTTTCACCCTCTACGAAATTTATTAGCGTTTGTCAAAATGGATAAACACTTGCCTGAAAAGCACAATGGTTGGAATATGATGAAACACTTTTTTGATTATCTCAATTATGGAAATATTGATTTGGAAATGCCTCTTCTCAATGGTGGTTTGTTTGCAGAACATAAAGCTCCACTACTCAAACTTCCTTTGGTACTGAGCAATAAAGATATAGAACAAATTCTGACTTTACTTTTGTATCATAAAGGCAATGAATTATTTCAAGCATATAGAGATTACAAAACACTTTCGGTTACACATTTAGGAAATATTTATGAAGGACTTTTAGAGTCCGAATTTAGACAGGCATTTGAAGGAACATATTACCTTACTTTCTTAGATGGTAAAACAGAAAAAGAAGGCTATTTTGATAGTTATGATTATCAAGAAAAAAAGAAAAATAAGAAAATTACGATTTTGGAAGAGCGTTTTTATAAAAATGACGAACTCTATCTTTCCAATCAGTCTGGAAACCGAAAAACGACAGCTTCTTATTATACACCACAAGATATTACACATTTTATGGCTGAGGAGTCTATCCAAAAATTACTAAAAGAAAATGAAGAAAAAAAGAAAAGTATTTTAGATTTGCGTCTGATGGATAACGCTTGTGGAAGTGGGCATTTTTTGATTGCTTCTTTAGATGTTTTGACCAGTGAGGCTCTAAAACGAATAGAAAATAGAACAGACAAGAAACTAGAACAAACCATAGAAACCGAGAAAGTAACTATTCTCAAAACACTTTCTCAGTTCAATCCAATAGAATATCACCAAATAGACGAACTCAGAATTTTGAAAAGAATACTGCTCAAAAAAATCATTTTTGGAGTAGATTTGAATGAGTTTGCTATCGAACTTACTCGCCTTTCACTTTGGTTAGATACTTTTATTTTGGGAACGCCTCTTAGTTTTATTGAGCATCATATCAAACAAGGAAATGCTCTTATTGGTGCAAAAAAAGAAGAGTTATATAAAAGTTTGCAGACCGATAATAATTTGTTTGCCGATTCTTTTAAAAACAAAGTAGCCAAAATTATTGAAGATTTATCAGAACTTTCCAATCTAAAAGATACGACAGCAGAAGAGATAGCACAATCCAAAGCAATTTATAAAAAACTAGAGCCTTCCTTAGAAAAGCTCAATTTGGCTATGAATTTTCATACCTATAAGCGTTTTGTTCCTTTTATTTTTGAGAGCAAAGCCGAAGCACAAAAAGAATTGGATTTACTAAATGCCACTTTGACTGATTTTGAGGATAAAATATTCAATAAAAAAGATGCTGCTTTAGTAGAACAAATTGAGAAAACAGCTGAGCAGTTTAGTTTTTTTAATTATGAAATTACCTTTGCAGAAGTATTCCAAAACGGACACAGAGGTTTTGATTTGATTATCGGAAATCCACCTTGGGACAAAACAAAATTTAGTGATGCTGATTTTTTCTCTATGTGGAGAAGTTCGTACAGAACAATGAAAAATAAAGAGAAGGAAGCCACTCGTCAGAACGTTTTGGGTTATAAAGGCATTCAGAATGAATACAATACAAAAAAAGGCTTTGTAGTTTTTGCAAATGAATATTATAAAAATTATTATCCTCATAATGCAGGTGTGGGAGATAATAATTTATTCCGTTTTTTCATCGAACAAAATCTAGGTTTGCTAACCAAAGACGGAACGCTGACTTATATTACTCCGTCGGCTTGGATTTACGAAGATTCTTCAATCAATATCAGAAAACATATTTTTGAAAACTATCAATTAGAATTTTTCTATCAATTTGAAAATAAAAAAGCCATTTTTCCTGACGTTCATCGTAGTTACAAATTTGCTGTTTTTCAGATTACGCAATTAGATAAAAGTAAAGAAAAACGAAAAACTTTGCCTGTTCGTTTTATGCAAACTGATACAGAAATTCTCTACAAAACAGAAATTTACGATGGCAGAAAAGGAATTTTAGAATATCCGTATGAAGATATTTATACGCTTTCACCATTGCATCACGCCCTTTTCGAAATCAAAGACCAAAAAGATTTGGATATAATTAGAAATGCCTATAAGCGTTTTGATATAATTAATCCGAGTTTTATTGATTTTAGAAATGAACTTCACATGACGGCTGATAGAGATTTATTTAAAGAACAGCCAAATGATATGATTTTATATGAAGGAAAAATGATTCATCAATATACCAATAACCTAGCAACACCAAATTATTGGATAAAGACAGAAGAATTTGAAGCAAAACTTATAAAGACAGAAGTCAATAGATTGATAAATAATATTTATGAGTTTGTACCACAAGAAAAATATAAATCGACGAAGAAAAATACCGTTTTGAGTTTTTTAGGATTGAATGAAGAGGAAGAACTAAAACAGTTTGTAGTTTTTAATAAAGATTTTCCTAGATTGATGTATAGGGGAATAGCTAGAAATACAGATTCAAGAACTTTAATTGCAGGAATTATTCCGTCAAATCATACTTTTGGACACTCTATGTTTGGTCATATCGCAAAAAAATATGCTTTTAAAAATGGAAAAGTAGTAATTGATGAAATTCCATTAGAAAGAGTTTTATTTGTTCAATCTATTTTTAATAGTATGGTTGTTGATTTTATTATTCGTTTTATGGTAGATATTAATGTTGTAAAATCAATTTTGATGCGTCTTCCTATTCCACAGCCAAGTGATAAGGAGCTTTCAGAAAATCCTATTTATCAAAAACTTATCAAAAATGCTCTTTTATTGAATCTTTCGAATACAACTAATTTGGAAGAACTAAAAGAAAAAGTCAATTTTAAGATTCAAAAATCAGATATTCCTACTACTCAAAAGCGCAAGGATAAGCTACAAGCTGAAAATGATTTGTTGATTGCAGAGCTTTACGGACTGACAAAAGAACAACTTCAACATTTGACTTCGCCAGCTTATTTCAAGATTCTGAATGATAAAAATAAGGCGTATTTATCTTTGTTGGAATAA
- a CDS encoding co-chaperone GroES, which translates to MADVNIRPLADRVLVAPDAAEEKTASGIIIPDSAKEKPQRGKVIAIGNGKKDEPITVKVGDNVLYGKYSGTEINVEGEDFLIMRESDIYAIV; encoded by the coding sequence ATGGCTGATGTAAATATTCGTCCGTTAGCAGACCGTGTTTTGGTCGCTCCTGATGCAGCAGAAGAAAAAACTGCAAGTGGAATTATTATTCCTGATTCTGCAAAAGAAAAACCACAACGTGGAAAAGTAATCGCAATCGGAAATGGTAAAAAAGACGAACCAATTACTGTAAAAGTAGGTGATAATGTTCTTTATGGTAAATATTCAGGTACAGAAATAAACGTAGAAGGAGAAGATTTCCTTATCATGCGTGAATCTGATATTTATGCAATTGTTTAA
- the groL gene encoding chaperonin GroEL (60 kDa chaperone family; promotes refolding of misfolded polypeptides especially under stressful conditions; forms two stacked rings of heptamers to form a barrel-shaped 14mer; ends can be capped by GroES; misfolded proteins enter the barrel where they are refolded when GroES binds) gives MAKIISFDTVAREQLKKGVDALANAVKTTLGPKGRNVVIDKKFGAPSVTKDGVTVAKEIDLKDPVENMGAQLVKEVASKTADMAGDGTTTATVLAQAIFNAGIKNVAAGANPMDLKRGMDKAVIKIVENLKSQSSPIKASSEVAQVGAISANNDMEIGKMIADAMDKVGKDGVITVEEARGTETEVKTVEGMQFDRGYLSPYFVTNTETMEVELEDAYILIYDKKISSMKELLPILEKVAQSGKPLVIISEDVDGEALATLVVNKIRGALRIAAVKAPGFGDRRKAMLEDIATLTGGTLISEERGYKLESAEVEYLGQAEKITIDKDNTTIINGAGEKENITRRINEIKSQIEKTTSDYDREKLQERLAKLAGGVAILYIGAATEVEMKEKKDRVDDALHATRAAVQEGVVPGGGVAFIRSLDSLNDFVVGKNGIENQDQETGVNIIRQALEAPLRTIVSNAGLEASVIVQKVREGKGDFGYNAREDRYENLVAAGVLDPTKVSRLALENAASIASLLLTTECVIADDPEEKEAMPAAPGMGGMGGMM, from the coding sequence ATGGCTAAGATAATTTCATTTGATACAGTTGCTCGTGAGCAATTAAAAAAAGGCGTTGATGCTTTGGCAAACGCAGTAAAAACAACTTTAGGCCCTAAAGGTCGTAATGTAGTTATTGACAAAAAATTTGGCGCACCTTCAGTTACTAAAGATGGTGTAACAGTTGCCAAAGAAATTGATTTGAAAGACCCTGTTGAGAATATGGGCGCACAGCTTGTAAAAGAAGTAGCTTCAAAAACGGCTGATATGGCTGGTGATGGTACTACAACTGCAACTGTTTTGGCTCAAGCTATCTTCAATGCAGGTATCAAAAATGTTGCTGCTGGTGCAAATCCAATGGATTTGAAACGTGGTATGGACAAAGCTGTAATCAAAATTGTTGAGAACTTAAAATCTCAATCTAGTCCTATCAAAGCGTCTTCAGAAGTAGCTCAAGTAGGTGCAATTTCTGCAAACAATGACATGGAAATTGGTAAAATGATTGCCGATGCTATGGACAAAGTAGGTAAAGATGGCGTAATCACAGTAGAAGAAGCTCGTGGTACTGAAACAGAAGTAAAAACTGTTGAAGGTATGCAATTTGACCGTGGTTATTTGTCTCCTTATTTTGTTACAAATACAGAAACAATGGAAGTAGAATTAGAAGATGCTTATATTCTAATCTATGACAAAAAAATATCTTCTATGAAAGAGCTTCTTCCTATTTTGGAAAAAGTGGCTCAAAGTGGAAAACCTTTAGTTATTATTTCTGAAGATGTTGATGGCGAAGCATTGGCTACTTTGGTAGTAAACAAAATTCGTGGTGCATTGCGTATTGCTGCTGTTAAAGCTCCAGGCTTTGGCGACCGTCGTAAAGCAATGTTAGAAGACATCGCTACTCTTACAGGTGGTACACTTATCAGTGAAGAGCGTGGTTACAAATTGGAAAGTGCTGAAGTAGAATACTTAGGACAAGCTGAAAAAATTACTATTGATAAAGACAACACTACAATTATCAATGGTGCTGGCGAAAAAGAAAATATCACACGTAGAATCAACGAAATCAAATCTCAAATTGAGAAAACAACTTCTGATTATGACCGTGAAAAGTTGCAAGAACGTTTGGCTAAATTAGCTGGTGGTGTTGCAATTCTTTATATTGGTGCAGCTACAGAAGTAGAAATGAAAGAGAAAAAAGATAGAGTAGATGATGCATTACACGCAACTCGTGCAGCCGTACAAGAAGGTGTAGTACCTGGTGGTGGCGTTGCATTTATTCGTTCTTTGGATTCTTTGAATGACTTTGTTGTTGGAAAAAATGGCATTGAAAACCAAGACCAAGAAACAGGTGTAAACATTATCCGTCAGGCTCTTGAAGCTCCTTTGCGTACTATCGTTTCGAATGCAGGTCTTGAGGCTTCTGTAATTGTACAAAAAGTAAGAGAAGGAAAAGGCGATTTTGGATATAATGCTCGTGAAGACAGATATGAAAACTTAGTTGCTGCTGGTGTTCTTGACCCAACTAAAGTTTCTCGTTTGGCTCTTGAAAATGCTGCTTCTATTGCTTCTCTTTTACTTACTACTGAGTGTGTAATTGCAGATGACCCAGAAGAAAAAGAAGCGATGCCTGCTGCTCCTGGAATGGGTGGTATGGGTGGTATGATGTAA
- a CDS encoding T9SS type A sorting domain-containing protein: MKSNQLLSTLKKLPQQPSLSIKSLTKSFLVAIVFFMAVSYSSFSYSQNLQAIASTTDGINKVEISEAYPNPAVNFVQFDYRIADKISEGKITVYNLLGSVIGSYNLNNYKNRIQIPVDNLKAGIYFYTISVNNKSLITKKFIVKH; encoded by the coding sequence ATGAAATCAAATCAACTACTATCAACTTTAAAAAAACTACCTCAACAGCCTAGTTTATCTATCAAATCACTTACCAAGTCATTTTTGGTAGCGATTGTTTTTTTTATGGCTGTTTCTTATTCATCATTTTCGTATTCTCAAAATCTTCAAGCTATTGCATCTACTACTGATGGAATTAATAAAGTTGAGATTTCAGAAGCCTATCCAAATCCAGCCGTAAATTTTGTTCAGTTTGATTATAGAATAGCTGATAAAATCTCTGAAGGAAAAATTACAGTTTATAATTTATTGGGAAGTGTAATTGGAAGTTACAATCTAAACAATTATAAAAATCGTATTCAAATACCTGTTGATAATTTGAAAGCAGGAATTTATTTTTATACAATTTCAGTAAATAATAAGAGCTTAATTACAAAGAAATTTATAGTAAAACATTAG
- a CDS encoding DUF1684 domain-containing protein has product MKKQITLFVLSILIFASCAPKYEVEVQTERNKKDKAFKDGAGSPIPYDDRKTFEGLDYYPIDSSYYAVAMLTLTQSVKELTLKTSQGKDRRFKMYAKADFKLKGKPLSLNIYKAIEDGDGFSVLFTDQTSGKTTYEVGRYIEPEINGLRAILDFNRAYNPYCIYDKKYDCPIPPQESHLDMEILAGEKKYKK; this is encoded by the coding sequence ATGAAAAAACAAATCACATTATTCGTACTTTCTATTTTAATTTTTGCTTCTTGTGCTCCAAAATATGAAGTAGAAGTTCAGACAGAGAGAAACAAAAAAGACAAGGCATTTAAAGATGGAGCTGGCTCTCCGATTCCGTATGATGATAGAAAGACTTTTGAAGGACTAGATTATTATCCAATAGATTCTTCGTATTATGCTGTCGCAATGCTAACTCTGACGCAAAGTGTAAAAGAATTGACACTCAAAACTTCACAAGGAAAAGATAGAAGATTCAAAATGTATGCAAAGGCAGATTTTAAACTAAAAGGAAAACCATTATCCTTAAATATTTATAAAGCAATTGAGGATGGAGATGGATTTTCTGTTTTGTTTACTGACCAAACAAGTGGCAAAACAACATACGAAGTGGGGCGTTATATCGAACCTGAAATAAATGGACTTAGAGCAATTTTAGATTTCAATCGTGCTTACAATCCATATTGTATTTATGATAAAAAATATGATTGTCCAATTCCACCACAAGAAAGTCATCTGGATATGGAAATACTAGCAGGAGAAAAAAAATATAAGAAATAA
- the ung gene encoding uracil-DNA glycosylase, protein MDIKIAESWKSHVEEEFSKPYFEKLELFLREATQQQKIYPPKELIFNAFEKCSFEDTKVVILGQDPYHGAGQANGLSFSVSDGVRVPPSLKNIFKEINDDLGKEIPTNGNLERWASQGVLMLNAVLTVQASKPASHRTKGWENFTSAVLKLVSDEKENLVFLLWGKDAQKRGEIIDREKHLVLESPHPSPYSVHTGFFGNKHFSQANNYLKEKGKDEIDW, encoded by the coding sequence ATGGACATAAAAATCGCAGAATCTTGGAAATCACATGTGGAAGAAGAATTTTCAAAACCTTATTTTGAAAAACTAGAACTTTTTTTGAGAGAAGCTACACAACAACAAAAAATTTATCCACCTAAAGAGCTTATCTTTAATGCCTTCGAAAAATGTAGTTTTGAAGATACCAAAGTTGTTATTTTGGGGCAAGACCCTTATCACGGAGCAGGACAAGCAAATGGATTGAGCTTTTCGGTTAGTGATGGCGTTCGTGTTCCTCCATCACTCAAAAATATTTTTAAAGAAATAAATGATGATTTGGGTAAAGAAATTCCAACAAATGGAAACCTTGAACGCTGGGCATCTCAAGGAGTTTTGATGCTCAATGCTGTCTTGACGGTACAGGCTTCAAAACCAGCTTCTCATCGTACAAAAGGTTGGGAAAATTTTACTTCAGCAGTCTTGAAATTGGTTTCTGACGAAAAAGAAAATCTAGTATTTTTGCTTTGGGGAAAAGATGCCCAAAAAAGAGGCGAAATTATAGACCGAGAAAAACATTTGGTTTTAGAATCTCCACACCCGTCGCCTTATTCTGTGCATACTGGTTTTTTTGGAAATAAACATTTTAGCCAAGCCAATAATTATTTGAAAGAAAAAGGAAAAGACGAAATAGATTGGTAA